In the genome of Phragmites australis chromosome 9, lpPhrAust1.1, whole genome shotgun sequence, the window TCACTTTAGCTTTTCTCCTCCCTTTGTTGTGCACGAACTATTTGGAGAGGCAACAGATAAAGGAAAGAGGAGTTGAAAAAACGCTGCGTCAAGATTTCAGTTGTATACTGAAATTTCAGTTGATGGAACAATTGTCAAGATTTTTCTATCAGGGAAGAAGGTCCCCATGGCAGAAAGGTATGTATACTGAAATTATTCATGTGCTTATTGACACGAGAtgctaaataaaaatatatgcaatttgATGTGATCAGAGTCACAATTTCTGTTTGAGTGATGCCTGAGTTGATGAATATGTTTACTGGTTGTAGATTGCATTGGAAATTTGGAAGAGCTTGTAATTGTTTGATGCAAACATAGAATGGCTGTTGGATTTCATTTACAAAAATTTCTGAATTTCTGGTCCATTATAGTGAGTTGATTTGCAAAAGATGCGTATAGTCTCGAGTGCTTAACCCTTGGCCAGCATATTCTTTAGGCAAATTACAACTGCTTTTTCAATGCATTCATCCCATTGAGTAAATGCCTGCTTCTTTTCCTTCTATGCTTTTCAGGATTTGTATAGTGCAACATCAAACAACATACTTCAAACCCGATCAGTTGCAAATGTTTTGATATTTTCATCCATGGTGTATGGTTTTTACGATAGAAACTTTGGTTTACTTTTAATTTGTCTGTGAGACATCTGGATTGTGGGAACTCTGGACTGATAGTCCTTATGCAGTAGCtttctttcatataaatagCACAATTCAATAGCACTGGCTTGGTTGGCCAGGACGGCGCACGCAAGGCGCGGGCGCCTGTGCCGGCCCGCGAGCGCGTTCGCTCGCACGGGCATGCATTTATACCTACCTCCAATGAAGTCTGTGGATATAGATCCtactttaaaataaaaataaaaataaataaatagcacAATTCAATGCATATAAGCTCATCTCACTGGCCTCTTTATTCTCATGTTTTTTGCTCGAACAATTATATTTTAAACAATTTGCATAGTTGCTATGTTCTTGGAGGAGGAGAATATGTGCAGCCACAAATGGATGAGTAAAGGAACCATACGCCCATTCTAGGCCAGGTTCAGCATGCCTGTCAGATTCCCCTCTGTTTTGAGGGCTCTCCTCACAGGTATTGCCTATCTATTGTATTGGTGTCGCTTCTGCTAGCTGTGGTGGTGCAATCGACCACACCATCTACTTAATTCCATGCTCACCGGATGTTAATTTGTGGAAAATGGCAAATCTTTGGAGGTAGATGTGTGTATTGGTGATATTGTTTCACCCGCAATGCTACTTGATTACTGGAAATTTGCCTTCTTCTATTGaggtgttaattttttttttctcctgatTTTGTCTTGGTGTTCCTCTGTTGATCGCTTTACTTTTCCTATAGTTATGTTGTTTTGCATGATATTTGTCATATCTCATGCAGACTTTGTGTTCCGTTGCAATGAAGCTATTTTGGTTACTAGCTGTAGTACCCATGCCACTTATTCATTGCAGTGAAAGAACTGTAAGACTGCGCTATGGAAGTAGCCAGAATAAAATAGACCGGTGATGTGTCTAAGAATGATCAACTAATCCGTTATTTGTTCTATCATTTTGCTCTTAATGTATAATTTCTTTCATTTGATAGCCATATGCACAGTAGCTTACATATGCAAACACATTTTTTGATTGGTTCATTCGTGCCATGAAAACTAAGACTTGACGACTGTTATACCTTTTCTGTACTCAAATGTAAACATTTGTAACTATTTTGCGAAATTATAGGCGAACATATAATATTGGATACCAATCAAAACTATAGGCGAGCATATAATATTAGATACCAATCAAAACTATGTTATTGGATATCTATCCATTGCTTCGATGGTGTGTATTATCCCTATGCATTGACAGCTTGTTACATGACATTTCAAAGACCCATTTTAGCCTgctttgtttaaaaaaaatggacTGTATCACCTTTTTGATATAACGTAAATGATATCTATATTTGCACCATAAACACAGATTGTGGCAGCATGCCCCATGCAAATAAATATGAGCAGTTCAACCTTTTTTGTTAGCTGCAACATTGTTTGTAACTCTATTTGaactttttttaatgaaatgatATTTTGTATTAGCTTTACCTAGCTAACTATattaattcataaattttttagCTCTCGTTGTAATGTACTAGGATGGAATTTTACTAGACTGTTGGAGTTTACTCCAAGAGGCCAGGATTGCTGATCCAGTATGGAATGACAACAGAATCCGAGGTGAGCTCCCCTCCGCTGCTACTGGTTACTGGCCCACCACGCCGCACCGCCTCCCGCGTTCAAATTCGAACCGCCTCCCCGCCGGCTTCCCAACGGTCACCGCCTTCCTCACTCCCCCACCCGTCCTCGTTCCCTCTTCTCGCCACACGACACCCACGCCCAGACTCCAAGCACCACGCCGattccctccgccgccgctcgccgcctcTGCGAGTTCCACCTCCTCGCCAGTCTCCACCGCCCGCGTGCTGAGCGCGTGAGCCTCGCTCCGATGGCGACCACCACACCCGCCCCCTGCGCCGCTCCCTCTTCGCAGCCGGTGCGCGTCGTGCTGCGCGTGCGCCCGTTCCTCCCGTCGGAGGCCATCTCGGCCGCTACGCCCTGCGTCTCCCTCCTCGGCGGCCGCCCCGGCAGCGAGGTTACCGTCCAGCTCAAGGACCAGCACACCAGGTACGCCTCAGCGACTCCCCTTGATGTATGAGTTGGAGCTGGGAGTCGTTCCTGAGTTAATTTCAGATTCCGACGTTTGGCAGCTCCGTTTTAGCAAAATTATCAAAAAATAGTACGGCTAATTTAATCTATTCTAGTTTGCTGGATAACGAACTGCAAGTTGTTCTTCCGCCAGTAATTGATTACTTGTTTCATGATGCTTTGTTTTGGTGCACCGGTCCATTTCTGCAGTCGGAGTGAGCACTACAAACTAGATGCGTTCTTTGGCCAAGAGGACCACGTCAGCGAGATATTTGATCGGGAGGTCGTCGCAGTGATCCCAGGCATATTCGAGGGGCTCAACGCGACGGTCTTCGCCTATGGGGCAACCGGCAGCGGCAAGACTTACACGATGCAGGTGCCCGTTTTGCTCTTGACTGCAATGCGTTTGACGAAATGCCACTGTTGGCAAAATAACCTATCACTGAAACTTGACTGAGTGGCTGCTGCGCAGGGCACGGAGGATTTCCCGGGGCTCATCCCCTTGGCAGTTTCAACCATCCTGGCGCTCTGCACTGGCACATGGTGCTCCGTGGAGGTCTCATACTATGAGGTGTACATGGAACGGTGTTATGACTTGCTGGAGCCCAAGGCAAAGGAGATCATGGCCTTGGATGACAAAGATGGTAACATGCAGCTGAAGGGCTGTTGTTGGGTAATGAGCCGGGGCTTGCTGATTATTGAATGTGTTTGTTGGAATTCAGCTTGTTACTTATTATTGTCTTATGATGGTTGAAGGTCCCGGTGCGATCTATGGAGGAATTCCAGGAGCTCTATTCCATAGGCGTCCAGAGGAGGAAAGTTGCCCACACTGGACTCAATGATGTTTCCAGTAGAAGCCATGCTGTGCTCTCTCTCAGGGTTAGTGCTGATGTTGTGAAAGGGAAGCTTAACCTCATAGACTTGGCTGGTATGCCTCTCCGGAATGGGCTGCACATGCTTAAGCTTTATCTATCTAGTTTAACTCATATTGTGCTTGAATTGATTGTCCTTTCTAGGCAGCGAGGACAACAGAAGGACTTTCAATGAGAGGATCCGCCTTCAAGAAAGCGCTAAGATAAATCAATCATTGTTTGCATTGTCCAATGTCATTTCAGCTCTAAACAAGAATGAGCTCCGAATACCCTATAGAGAGAGTAAATTGACCCGCATACTACAAGACTCTCTAGGAGGCAGCAGCCGTGCTGTGATGATAGCATGCCTGGTGAGTGGTGACCTTTCCTCAAACTTTTTATAGACTTCTCATCTCATAGAATCTTGCTAATtgtttttttgttatttcagaatcCTGCAGAATACCAGGAGTCAGTCAACACAGTAAGTCTGGCTGCTCGTTCACGCCATATTGAAAACTATGTAAGTTcagcaagcaagcaagaaacTCTTAAAGTAAAGGTTGACATGGAAGCCAAATTGCGAGCATGGTTGGAATCAAAGGGGAAAACAAAGAGCATCCAAAGAATGGATGGTCTTTTCTCCCCAATTTCAAGCAAGACTCCATCATCTATGAGCCATATGAAGCAACCGGCATCTTCCAGGATCTCTAGTAGAGCTAAGGCAATGGGTCAAGATGGTGGTAAAATCAAGAAGTAAGTGTGTCTGATCATGTACTCCGATTGACTACATGGTTTCATATTCTCTTCTTATTTCTTTATCTTCTGCTGCATAGGATACTTTTTGATCCGGCCATCCGTGTTCCAGATGAAAACTTACCAAGAGCGAGCACACAAGATGATCCAAATATGAGTAAAGGTATTTTTTTAACATGCAGAATAGCTTTGTAGTTATATTAAAAAGTGATTAAAGAATATAGAATTTGCTAACAGCAAATTCTGTGACTTATCATGTGTTTTCGCACACGAGCCTGACATGTGTAGTCTCTTGTGCAGCGGTGCTTCCTTCAGTAACTCCTTGCAAAGAGGACAAGTCTGAATCTTCTCTCAGGAGAGCTCTTTCACCAATTTCTTCAAATAGGGTGCCTGTAAAGCAGCAGACATCCGAGACTGGCACTTTGCCCATTTTGTTGGAACCCAAAACCCCAATGTGTAACTTAGTCGAGAAGATTCCAGGTGCTACACCCCTAGATAAATTCAATGCGCTAGGGTCTACCCTGAAGGTTTGTATGGTTCCCTGCCCATTTCATAGATGAGCAATCTACTACAGTTTAAGATTATCATTAACATTATAACTTTTCAGGAAACTCTTGTTCATCAGTACCTTGACTTCTTAAATTCTGCAAACAAGTAAGTGCAAAATTCTACAAACTTTTTCTTGACACCTCAGTGTTCCAGGTTTTTACACGCTATTGGCTTTATTTGATATATATAATGGTTGATGTTCTTATTGTTGAAGAATTGACTAAGGTagattgaaaaaaaagaaatggattTAAATCGCTATAAATCCTCCTAGATGTGACTCTGAGTTCGAAAAGTCCCCCTATTGCGGCATTTGCGCCCTCATAAGTtcattttatttgcaaaatacCCCTATCGTTTCTTGATCTGCTAATTTATTCAAAAAACCATTGGAAGCATAATAAATAGACACTATCATATGGTCCACACATTAGTGGCTATAACTTTCAAGTGAATGTTTCTTTTCCCCTTTATCTCTCTATGCTCAGGATCTAGCTTTCCTCTTGGGAGACATGTATCTTCGACCTTGACAAATCACCATGGATATGTCAGTTGTGGGTGTGTGAACATCACAAATTAACTAAAGGGCCTTTGCAAACATGGGGTGACATTTGGGGGTGCTCATTCAATTTCCTAGTTTTTTATTCAAGTAATTTGCTCCCCTAGGTGTAGGTTCGACGCTCGAGTCAGAGGTCAAGCCACATTTCTTTGCTATCTACTTGTGCTGAAAAGCTATGCATTATGACCCTGCAAATGGAATCTTGCCATTCTTCATTGTTTCCCCGTCAATGAAACTCtaacccttctttttttttgttgaggaATGAAACTCTGGCTGTTGGCTTGTTAGTCTAGTAGAATACATGATGGCTGAACAGCTTACTTTCagtctttttaattttttactctGTGTGTAGCTTGACTTACGTGATTATGTGCAAACATATTCAGTTTCTTTCagtctttttaattttttacttcACTTATGAACGCAGGGAGGAGCTACAACAGCTGAAAGTATGGTCCTTTCGTCTCATAATAAGTTGATCTCTCTTATTCAGTCTTTTCTTCTGTCTAACTTCCCCGCTTGTTTGTTAGGGAATCGGCGCGAGGAGAGCAGAATACATTCTGGAGTTACGGGAGGATTCACCAAGACCATTCAAATCTGTAAGATTTGTAGACTACAAAGTAATCCTGATGCTTGAAATCACCTTCTAACACAATTTGATTTTCCAGCTTGCAGATTTGGAGAACATCGGCCTCTCA includes:
- the LOC133929022 gene encoding kinesin-like protein KIN-10C, whose amino-acid sequence is MATTTPAPCAAPSSQPVRVVLRVRPFLPSEAISAATPCVSLLGGRPGSEVTVQLKDQHTSRSEHYKLDAFFGQEDHVSEIFDREVVAVIPGIFEGLNATVFAYGATGSGKTYTMQGTEDFPGLIPLAVSTILALCTGTWCSVEVSYYEVYMERCYDLLEPKAKEIMALDDKDGNMQLKGCCWVPVRSMEEFQELYSIGVQRRKVAHTGLNDVSSRSHAVLSLRVSADVVKGKLNLIDLAGSEDNRRTFNERIRLQESAKINQSLFALSNVISALNKNELRIPYRESKLTRILQDSLGGSSRAVMIACLNPAEYQESVNTVSLAARSRHIENYVSSASKQETLKVKVDMEAKLRAWLESKGKTKSIQRMDGLFSPISSKTPSSMSHMKQPASSRISSRAKAMGQDGGKIKKILFDPAIRVPDENLPRASTQDDPNMSKAVLPSVTPCKEDKSESSLRRALSPISSNRVPVKQQTSETGTLPILLEPKTPMCNLVEKIPGATPLDKFNALGSTLKETLVHQYLDFLNSANKEELQQLKGIGARRAEYILELREDSPRPFKSLADLENIGLSSKQIQDIVRKTASGIFK